One genomic region from Papaver somniferum cultivar HN1 unplaced genomic scaffold, ASM357369v1 unplaced-scaffold_24, whole genome shotgun sequence encodes:
- the LOC113340901 gene encoding transcription factor HY5-like, with protein sequence MQEQVATTNSLASSSERSSSSAFQLEIKDGVESDEEIRRVPEMGSEEPGPSISGRGEGGGGGGGGEAGPDRVQASTTVGSTQRKRGRSPADKENKRLKRLLRNRVSAQQARERKKAYLTDLEVKVKELEKKNGELEERLSTLQNENQMLRHILKNTTANRRGGNSSGNAD encoded by the exons ATGCAAGAACAAGTTGCAACTACCAACTCTCTTGCTTCTAGTAGTGAAAGATCTTCTAGTTCTGCGTTTCAGCTCGAAATCAAAGACG GTGTAGAGAGTGATGAGGAGATAAGGAGAGTTCCAGAAATGGGAAGTGAAGAACCAGGTCCATCAATATCAGGTAGAGGagaaggaggtggtggtggaggaggaggagaagccgGTCCAGACAGGGTTCAAGCATCAACAACAGTTGGTAGTACtcaaagaaaaagaggaagaagtCCGGCTGATAAAGAAAACAAAAGGCTAAAAAG GTTGCTGAGGAATAGAGTTTCAGCTCAACaagcaagagaaagaaagaaggcTTACTTGACAGATTTAGAAGTGAAAGTGAAAGAATTAGAGAAGAAGAATGGGGAACTTGAAGAGAGACTCTCAACTTTGCAAAATGAAAATCAGATGCTTAGACAT atatTGAAGAACACGACTGCAAATCGGAGAGGAGGAAATAGCAGTGGCAATGCAGATTGA